The Hydrogenobacter thermophilus TK-6 genome window below encodes:
- a CDS encoding TonB-dependent receptor domain-containing protein — MRGILLITATLSVGYAQELLLKEIEVKAKREPFEESLEIREVRESSAKDVGEALTKLGGIWKIRKGGIANDIVLRGFYRDNINVLIDGERVYGACPNRMDPPAFHVDFSEVEKIEVIKGPFDVKHQGSMAGLVNIITRKPEKGFHLKLNAGVGSFSFINLSPTVSYADERFYGLAGYSYKYSKPYKDGDGKKFTEVYPSDSPNRYKPQFINSKAFEINTYWAKFGFKPLENHQLELSYTKQDARHVLYPYLLMDAIYDKTDRFNFTYGIDSISDTLKSLNFQFYYTKVDHWMDDRYRVSSGMMPWSMATDAKTKTYGGRLEGKIRDFTVGFEAYKRNWDAVNYMMSMAQFVIPDVDTKSFGAYGEYRKALFGKLRLVAGIRLDTTKTEADASKANTDLYFAYKNTRSTSKTDTYPSGNLQLFYSLSKETELFVGLGHSVRVPDPQERYFALKRMTGSDWVGNPNLKPSKNTELDLGVKYSTGKLLTKATIFYSYIKDYITVHDQNKVNMVMGVMNNSARSYENVNAQFFGGELDSRLALTDKVFLFGGLSYVQARKDTKPDKNIYSSKVAEVPPLKARLALRYDRGWYFGEIESILSATQYRVDTDLKEQRTSGYAILNLKVGGSYRGLSITAGVDNLLDKKYYDYLSYQRDPFRSGVKVPEPGRTFYVNASYNF, encoded by the coding sequence ATGAGGGGCATACTCCTTATAACCGCCACTTTGTCAGTAGGTTACGCTCAGGAGCTTCTGCTAAAGGAGATTGAAGTAAAAGCCAAAAGGGAACCTTTTGAAGAGAGCCTTGAGATAAGGGAGGTAAGGGAAAGCTCTGCAAAGGATGTGGGTGAGGCACTTACAAAGTTAGGAGGTATCTGGAAGATAAGAAAGGGAGGTATAGCCAACGACATAGTGCTGAGAGGCTTTTACAGAGATAACATAAACGTACTTATAGATGGGGAAAGGGTTTACGGTGCATGTCCCAACAGGATGGACCCACCCGCCTTCCATGTGGATTTTTCTGAAGTGGAGAAGATAGAGGTAATAAAGGGACCCTTTGATGTGAAACATCAAGGCTCTATGGCTGGGCTTGTCAACATAATAACCAGAAAGCCAGAAAAGGGCTTTCATCTAAAGCTCAACGCAGGAGTAGGCTCCTTTAGCTTTATAAACCTATCTCCAACAGTTTCTTATGCGGATGAAAGATTTTACGGCTTAGCAGGGTATTCTTACAAGTACTCAAAACCATACAAGGATGGAGATGGCAAAAAGTTTACGGAGGTCTATCCATCTGATAGTCCCAACAGATACAAGCCTCAATTTATAAACTCAAAAGCCTTTGAGATAAACACCTACTGGGCAAAGTTTGGATTTAAACCTTTAGAAAATCACCAGCTGGAGCTTTCTTACACAAAACAGGATGCCAGACATGTACTTTACCCTTACCTTCTTATGGATGCCATATACGACAAAACGGACAGATTTAACTTCACTTACGGCATAGACAGCATATCCGACACGCTCAAAAGTCTTAACTTCCAGTTTTATTACACCAAAGTGGACCACTGGATGGATGACCGCTACAGGGTAAGCTCTGGCATGATGCCCTGGTCCATGGCAACAGATGCCAAGACAAAAACTTACGGAGGTAGGCTTGAGGGCAAGATCAGAGACTTTACCGTAGGTTTTGAAGCCTATAAAAGAAACTGGGATGCAGTCAACTATATGATGAGCATGGCGCAATTTGTCATACCTGATGTGGATACTAAAAGTTTTGGAGCTTACGGCGAATACAGGAAAGCACTTTTTGGCAAGCTAAGACTTGTAGCAGGCATAAGGCTTGACACCACAAAAACCGAGGCGGATGCCTCAAAGGCAAATACGGACCTCTACTTTGCTTACAAAAACACCAGAAGTACATCAAAAACGGACACTTATCCCTCAGGTAATTTGCAACTTTTTTATTCACTTTCTAAAGAGACAGAGCTTTTTGTAGGACTTGGACACTCGGTGAGAGTGCCCGACCCTCAGGAGAGGTACTTTGCCCTCAAGCGCATGACGGGGTCTGACTGGGTGGGAAATCCAAACCTCAAGCCTTCAAAAAACACAGAGCTTGACCTAGGCGTAAAGTACTCAACTGGTAAACTCCTTACCAAAGCCACCATCTTCTACAGCTACATTAAAGACTACATAACTGTCCACGATCAAAACAAAGTCAACATGGTTATGGGTGTTATGAATAACAGTGCAAGGTCTTACGAAAATGTAAACGCTCAGTTTTTTGGAGGGGAGCTAGACTCAAGGCTTGCTCTAACGGACAAGGTTTTCCTCTTTGGTGGACTCTCTTATGTGCAAGCAAGAAAGGACACAAAACCCGACAAAAACATATATAGCTCAAAAGTGGCAGAGGTACCACCTCTCAAAGCAAGGCTTGCCCTCAGGTACGATAGAGGTTGGTACTTTGGAGAGATAGAATCTATACTCTCGGCTACTCAGTACAGAGTAGACACAGACTTAAAGGAACAGAGGACTTCAGGATACGCAATATTAAACCTCAAAGTAGGAGGAAGTTACAGAGGACTTTCCATTACCGCAGGAGTTGACAACCTGCTGGATAAGAAATATTATGATTACCTATCCTACCAGAGGGACCCTTTCAGGAGCGGTGTAAAGGTGCCTGAACCCGGAAGAACCTTTTATGTAAACGCCTCGTATAACTTCTAA
- a CDS encoding DsrE family protein — protein MRSIALILTNLLAVLVLTIYAQEAHDKTHQAQKEGAILVVNLTHDRGISAEMALTFANISLGRGYETVVWLNSEGVRLADAKAKETQAIKLLREFLSKGGKVYVCPVCAQKLKVEKIASGTQWANPDIIFPLITQEKTKIVSW, from the coding sequence ATGAGGTCAATTGCGTTAATCTTAACAAATCTTCTTGCAGTTCTGGTACTTACCATCTACGCTCAGGAAGCGCACGATAAGACTCATCAAGCACAGAAAGAAGGAGCTATCTTGGTAGTGAATCTTACACACGATAGGGGTATAAGTGCAGAGATGGCTCTTACCTTTGCCAACATTTCCTTAGGTAGAGGATACGAAACTGTGGTCTGGTTAAACTCAGAAGGAGTAAGACTTGCGGATGCAAAGGCAAAAGAAACACAGGCGATTAAACTTCTCAGGGAGTTTTTGTCAAAGGGTGGGAAGGTTTACGTCTGCCCTGTGTGTGCACAGAAGTTAAAAGTGGAGAAGATAGCAAGTGGTACCCAGTGGGCAAATCCTGACATAATCTTCCCGCTTATAACCCAAGAGAAAACAAAGATAGTATCTTGGTGA
- the lysA gene encoding diaminopimelate decarboxylase — protein MLKEYNRYLEYIDGELHLEGVSLKALAEEFGTPLYVYSASHIRDRVRAYREAFPDALICYAVKANFNPSIIRVAREEGAGADIVSGGELYASLLAGVEPSRIVYAGVGKTLKELEYAIKSDILMFNVESRMELDVLNHLAESLGKKIRIAIRVNPDVDPKTHPYISTGMKKSKFGVDIKHAKQEYQYAGKLKNLEVVGIHCHIGSQILDVSPYIEAVEKVVDLYHELVRSGFEIRYVDIGGGLGIKYKPDQSNPEPKDLAEAVMPALKGVDAKILLEPGRSIVGNAGLLITRVEFLKDKGHKHFVIVDAGMNDLIRPAMYDAYHHIVPVVKRDTGYIKTDIVGPICETGDFLALDREIQKVERGDYLAVLSAGAYGFAMSSHYNVRPRACEVLVEKQSYKIIRERETYAYIFKGE, from the coding sequence ATGCTAAAAGAGTACAACAGGTATCTTGAGTACATAGATGGAGAGCTTCACTTAGAAGGTGTTTCTCTTAAAGCCCTTGCAGAGGAGTTTGGCACGCCTCTGTATGTTTACAGTGCCTCTCACATAAGAGACAGAGTAAGAGCATACAGGGAAGCTTTCCCAGATGCCCTTATATGTTATGCTGTAAAAGCCAACTTCAACCCAAGCATCATAAGAGTTGCAAGAGAGGAAGGTGCAGGTGCTGACATAGTATCAGGCGGTGAGCTTTACGCCTCACTGCTGGCCGGAGTTGAACCAAGCAGAATAGTTTATGCTGGTGTGGGAAAGACCCTAAAGGAGCTTGAGTATGCTATAAAGTCGGACATACTCATGTTTAATGTAGAGTCCCGTATGGAGCTGGATGTTTTGAACCATCTTGCAGAGAGCTTAGGGAAAAAGATAAGAATAGCCATAAGGGTAAATCCAGACGTGGACCCAAAAACGCACCCGTACATATCCACAGGCATGAAGAAAAGCAAGTTTGGAGTGGATATAAAACATGCAAAGCAGGAATACCAATACGCCGGAAAGCTGAAAAACCTTGAGGTGGTGGGCATACACTGTCATATAGGCTCCCAGATCCTTGATGTCTCTCCATACATAGAAGCAGTAGAAAAGGTGGTAGACCTGTATCATGAGCTTGTCAGGTCTGGCTTTGAGATTAGGTATGTGGACATAGGAGGAGGGCTGGGCATAAAGTATAAACCAGACCAATCCAATCCAGAGCCAAAGGACCTGGCAGAAGCTGTCATGCCTGCGCTGAAAGGCGTAGATGCCAAGATCCTTCTTGAACCCGGAAGGTCTATAGTGGGCAATGCAGGTCTTTTAATAACTCGCGTTGAGTTTTTAAAAGACAAGGGACACAAACATTTTGTAATAGTTGATGCAGGAATGAACGACCTTATAAGACCGGCCATGTACGATGCTTACCATCACATAGTGCCCGTTGTTAAAAGAGATACCGGCTACATAAAAACAGACATCGTTGGACCCATATGCGAGACTGGGGACTTTTTAGCTCTTGATAGAGAGATACAAAAGGTGGAAAGGGGAGACTACCTGGCGGTGCTATCCGCAGGAGCTTACGGTTTTGCCATGTCATCACATTACAATGTAAGACCAAGAGCTTGTGAGGTACTTGTAGAAAAGCAAAGCTATAAAATCATAAGGGAGAGAGAAACTTACGCATACATATTCAAGGGGGAGTGA
- a CDS encoding CDP-alcohol phosphatidyltransferase family protein — protein sequence MATLITLLRFLITFPAFYAVILGQLRWALVLILLGALSDLLDGSVARKNKEESKWGALLDPLVDKIFFLSILSAFLYMQQINPVAFLLLLIRELLVSFLRSMGAEKGYTMQASYLGKTKTFFEFLSLILLSAGSPLGGWMLWIAVLFAYISMYDYLIKYTTFEKSS from the coding sequence ATGGCTACTCTGATAACCCTTCTGAGGTTCCTTATCACCTTCCCAGCCTTTTATGCTGTTATTTTGGGGCAATTAAGGTGGGCTTTGGTTTTGATACTTTTGGGAGCTCTGTCGGACCTGCTGGATGGTAGCGTAGCAAGAAAGAACAAAGAGGAAAGTAAATGGGGTGCTCTCCTTGACCCTCTGGTGGACAAAATTTTCTTCCTGTCTATACTTTCTGCCTTTCTTTACATGCAACAGATAAACCCAGTAGCTTTTCTTCTTTTGCTAATAAGGGAGCTTTTAGTTTCTTTCTTGAGGAGCATGGGTGCGGAGAAAGGTTATACAATGCAGGCCTCATACCTGGGCAAGACAAAAACCTTCTTTGAATTCCTGAGCTTGATCTTACTCTCGGCAGGAAGCCCCTTAGGTGGATGGATGCTATGGATAGCAGTGCTTTTTGCCTATATCTCTATGTACGACTATCTGATAAAATATACTACCTTTGAAAAAAGCTCTTAG
- a CDS encoding ATP-binding protein, producing MGINFEEFLAFRFKDGELQPIEHPHIPKFEDLLHIERQKEELRKNTLKLVMDLPAHDALLWGDRGTGKSSLVKSMLGLFASKGLRLVQVYQMDILHLSDLYGLLRRTSQKFILFFDDLSFERHDQQVNVLKSLLDGDVEERPKNVVVYVTSNRRNLMPENLEEEKFPEERRIQIASLVERFGIRLGFFSFSKDEYLDMVRHYAKVRGLKIDAEELEKRALDWARERYGFSGRSAYQLIKDLEGQLMLKSLGWLL from the coding sequence ATGGGGATAAATTTTGAGGAGTTTTTAGCTTTTAGGTTCAAGGACGGAGAGCTCCAACCCATAGAGCACCCCCACATTCCCAAATTTGAAGACCTTCTGCACATAGAAAGACAGAAAGAGGAGCTAAGGAAAAATACCTTAAAGCTGGTTATGGACCTTCCTGCTCACGATGCGCTTCTCTGGGGAGACAGAGGTACAGGAAAGTCTTCCTTGGTCAAATCTATGCTGGGGCTTTTTGCCAGCAAAGGGCTAAGGCTTGTGCAGGTTTATCAGATGGACATCTTGCACCTTTCGGACCTTTACGGACTTCTCAGGAGAACAAGCCAGAAGTTCATACTTTTCTTTGACGACCTCTCTTTTGAAAGACACGACCAGCAGGTAAATGTGCTAAAATCTCTTCTTGATGGCGATGTGGAAGAGAGACCAAAGAATGTAGTGGTTTATGTGACTTCCAACAGAAGGAACTTAATGCCAGAAAACCTGGAAGAAGAAAAGTTTCCAGAAGAGAGGCGCATTCAGATAGCCTCTTTGGTAGAAAGGTTTGGAATTAGACTGGGCTTTTTCTCCTTTAGCAAGGATGAGTATCTGGACATGGTAAGACACTACGCAAAGGTAAGGGGCTTAAAGATAGATGCAGAAGAGCTTGAAAAGAGAGCCTTAGATTGGGCAAGGGAAAGGTATGGCTTTTCTGGAAGGTCCGCATACCAGCTAATAAAGGACTTAGAAGGGCAGTTGATGTTAAAATCCTTAGGATGGCTACTCTGA
- a CDS encoding NAD(+)/NADH kinase gives MKVLIFVKDSQTAIETSRKIEEFLKGKGISTEVFVNLRGNRCRLNLKDKDLLLVIGGDGTFLAGARLVAKHRIPILGINEGRFGFLTEVEKENAFEVLELLLEDKLSIQKRMMVCAYIKRGGKQHFLGDYLNDVVVSKSTIARMLELDAYAGKDFMMRVYGDGIIISTPTGSTAYALSAGGPIVYPLSENLLFVPICPHTLSNRPLVLPSGFEIRIVNLSPDNMAFLTLDGQKGMALKKGEEIIIKKSKHYCLMYPNPKRGFFEILKEKLRWG, from the coding sequence ATGAAGGTGCTAATTTTTGTAAAAGATAGCCAGACAGCCATAGAGACATCTAGAAAGATAGAGGAGTTTCTGAAGGGAAAGGGAATATCCACGGAGGTGTTTGTAAACCTTAGGGGCAACAGATGCAGGCTAAATCTAAAAGACAAAGACCTCCTTCTGGTGATAGGGGGTGACGGCACCTTTCTGGCAGGGGCAAGACTGGTAGCCAAGCACCGCATACCTATACTGGGCATAAATGAGGGTAGATTTGGCTTTCTTACGGAGGTAGAAAAGGAAAACGCCTTTGAGGTGCTGGAGCTTCTCTTAGAGGATAAGCTCAGTATTCAAAAAAGGATGATGGTCTGTGCATACATAAAAAGAGGAGGGAAACAACACTTCTTAGGCGATTATCTAAACGATGTGGTGGTGTCCAAAAGCACCATAGCGCGCATGCTGGAGCTTGACGCTTATGCGGGGAAAGACTTCATGATGAGGGTATACGGGGATGGAATTATCATCTCAACACCTACGGGTTCAACGGCTTATGCGCTATCCGCCGGAGGACCAATAGTTTATCCCCTCTCGGAAAACCTCCTCTTTGTACCCATATGCCCCCACACTCTCTCCAACAGACCTCTGGTACTTCCCAGCGGTTTTGAGATAAGGATAGTAAACCTATCACCAGATAATATGGCTTTTTTGACCCTTGACGGTCAGAAAGGTATGGCACTCAAAAAGGGTGAAGAGATTATTATTAAAAAGTCAAAGCATTACTGCCTTATGTATCCAAACCCCAAAAGAGGGTTCTTTGAGATCCTGAAGGAGAAGTTAAGATGGGGATAA